In the Arthrobacter sp. 31Y genome, one interval contains:
- a CDS encoding catalase, with the protein MTAISTTQSGAPVTSDAHSKSVGADGAIILTDHYLVEKLAQFNRERVPERVVHAKGGGAFGTFKTTSDVSAYTKAAFLQPGTETDMLIRFSSVAGENGSPDTWRDPRGFAVKFYTSEGNYDLVGNNTPVFFIRDGIKFPDFIHSQKRLPGTHLRDADMQWDFWTLSPESAHQVTWLMGDRGLPASWREMQGYGSHTYQWINAAGERFWVKYHFKSNQGVKTITGDQAEQLAGSDADFYIRDLQENIADGNFPSWELHVQVMPYEDAKTYRFNPFDLTKVWPHSDYPLIHVGTMELNKNPENYFAQIEQATFAPSNFVPGIAASPDKMLQARIFSYADAHRYRVGTNHAQIPVNQPKNQVNNYSQDGQGRFLFNSPSTPVYAPNSVGGPAAVEPTSPAGGWENDGELTLSAHTLHAEDDDFGQAGTLYREVYDDAAKARLLDTITGAVGGVKHADIKERAIQYWTNVDSELGAKLRANLGAGQTESDAEAANKL; encoded by the coding sequence GTCCCGGAGCGTGTAGTGCACGCCAAGGGTGGCGGCGCTTTCGGTACGTTCAAGACCACCTCGGACGTTTCGGCCTACACCAAGGCTGCTTTCCTGCAGCCGGGTACCGAGACGGACATGCTGATCCGTTTCTCCTCCGTTGCAGGCGAGAACGGCTCTCCCGACACCTGGCGCGACCCCCGCGGTTTCGCTGTGAAGTTCTACACCTCCGAGGGCAACTACGACCTCGTTGGCAACAACACCCCCGTCTTCTTCATCCGCGACGGCATCAAGTTCCCGGACTTCATCCACTCCCAGAAGCGCCTCCCGGGCACCCACCTGCGTGACGCTGACATGCAGTGGGACTTCTGGACCCTCTCCCCCGAGTCCGCCCACCAAGTCACCTGGCTCATGGGCGACCGCGGCCTCCCGGCTTCCTGGCGTGAAATGCAGGGCTACGGCTCGCACACCTACCAGTGGATCAACGCCGCCGGCGAGCGTTTCTGGGTCAAGTACCACTTCAAGTCCAACCAGGGCGTCAAGACCATCACCGGTGACCAGGCTGAGCAGCTTGCCGGCTCGGACGCGGACTTCTACATCCGCGATCTCCAGGAGAACATTGCCGACGGCAACTTCCCCTCCTGGGAACTGCACGTCCAGGTCATGCCCTACGAGGATGCCAAGACGTACCGCTTCAACCCGTTCGACCTCACCAAGGTCTGGCCGCACTCTGACTACCCGCTGATCCACGTGGGAACCATGGAGCTGAACAAGAACCCGGAGAACTACTTCGCGCAGATCGAGCAGGCCACCTTCGCGCCGTCGAACTTCGTACCGGGCATTGCCGCTTCCCCGGACAAGATGCTGCAGGCCCGCATCTTCTCCTACGCAGATGCACACCGTTACCGCGTAGGCACCAACCACGCACAGATCCCGGTGAACCAGCCCAAGAACCAGGTGAACAACTACAGCCAGGATGGCCAGGGTCGTTTCCTGTTCAACTCCCCCTCCACCCCGGTGTACGCACCGAACTCGGTAGGTGGCCCGGCTGCTGTTGAGCCCACATCGCCGGCCGGTGGCTGGGAGAACGACGGCGAGCTCACCCTCTCCGCCCACACCCTGCACGCTGAGGACGACGACTTCGGCCAGGCCGGTACCCTGTACCGCGAGGTCTACGACGATGCCGCAAAGGCCCGTCTCCTGGACACCATCACCGGTGCCGTTGGCGGCGTGAAGCACGCCGACATCAAGGAACGTGCCATCCAATACTGGACCAACGTTGACTCCGAGCTCGGCGCCAAGCTCCGCGCCAACCTCGGTGCAGGCCAGACCGAGTCCGACGCCGAAGCAGCCAACAAGCTCTAA
- a CDS encoding DUF2461 domain-containing protein translates to MSTFEGIPTAAFRFYAELEENNNREWWLEHKATYDAEVKESLVGLLAELEPQFGPAKIFRPNRDVRFSQDKSPYKTAQGAFAAGQEGVGFYLQISADGLLIGGGYHSHTPAQLARFRAAVDAPDSGLELQGIVDAVAAAGFAVEGEKLKTVPRGFDKDHPRAELLKHKSLSASVEVGQPEWLSTPAAKDHIAARWEALRPLVEWVGEHAAP, encoded by the coding sequence ATGAGCACATTCGAAGGCATCCCAACCGCCGCATTCCGTTTCTACGCCGAGCTTGAAGAGAACAACAACCGTGAGTGGTGGCTGGAGCATAAAGCCACGTACGACGCCGAGGTGAAGGAATCGCTGGTAGGCCTCCTTGCGGAGTTGGAGCCGCAGTTCGGGCCGGCAAAGATCTTTCGGCCCAACAGGGACGTCAGATTCTCCCAGGACAAGTCGCCGTACAAGACAGCGCAAGGCGCCTTCGCTGCCGGGCAGGAGGGTGTTGGCTTCTATCTCCAGATCAGTGCGGACGGCCTACTGATCGGCGGCGGATACCACTCACATACGCCAGCCCAACTGGCACGTTTCCGGGCTGCCGTAGATGCTCCGGACAGTGGATTGGAGCTCCAGGGAATTGTTGATGCGGTAGCGGCGGCAGGCTTTGCCGTCGAGGGTGAAAAGCTTAAGACCGTTCCGCGGGGCTTCGACAAAGACCATCCACGCGCGGAGCTGCTCAAGCACAAGTCCCTGTCAGCGAGCGTTGAGGTGGGTCAGCCGGAGTGGCTTTCCACCCCGGCAGCCAAGGACCATATCGCCGCCCGCTGGGAGGCGCTGAGGCCGCTGGTGGAGTGGGTCGGCGAGCATGCGGCGCCGTAA
- a CDS encoding APC family permease, whose protein sequence is MNIFRTKSIEQSIADADEPGRKLKRSLSTWDLMIMGVAVAVGAGIFSVGAKAAANFAGPAVTISFAIAAVTCALAIMCYAEFATAIPVAGSAYVFTYATMGEVLAWIIGWNLILELFTAAAVIAKYWGIYLSTVFGLMGVDMPPSVSVFGIDLYWGAFLIVAIFTVLLVLGTKLSARVGNVFTLIKIAVVLFVIVVGFSYVKFSNYTPFIPASEPTDSGAADVMKQSFFGFLTGAAPAQYGTLGVFAGAALVFFAFIGFDVVATSAEEVKNPQKTLPRGIFGGLAVVTLLYILVSLALTGMVSYTQLAEVKNPTLTTAFEAVGNTDAAKVIAFGSLVGLTTVIMVLLMGLSRVVLAMSRDGLLPRSLSKTSEKRSTPARLQIICGAAVAVVAGVTKVDLLEEMINIGTLSAFVMVSLGILVLRKKRPDLKPAFRVPFGKVLPWVSAVLCFYLMTNLAVETWIFFAIWLVIGMGIYFAYGQRHSRLNEKFAAAKASVDGGATTVRSKGDEDEDSYTKA, encoded by the coding sequence ATGAACATTTTCAGGACCAAATCCATTGAGCAGTCCATCGCCGATGCCGACGAGCCCGGGCGAAAGCTGAAGCGCAGCCTCAGTACCTGGGACTTGATGATCATGGGCGTCGCCGTTGCTGTCGGCGCCGGGATCTTCTCCGTTGGAGCCAAGGCTGCTGCAAACTTTGCCGGCCCCGCCGTCACCATCTCCTTTGCCATCGCCGCTGTCACGTGTGCTTTGGCCATCATGTGCTACGCCGAATTCGCCACCGCGATTCCCGTTGCAGGCTCCGCCTACGTCTTTACGTACGCCACCATGGGCGAAGTCCTGGCCTGGATCATCGGCTGGAACCTCATCCTTGAACTCTTCACCGCCGCAGCCGTGATCGCCAAGTACTGGGGCATCTACCTCAGTACGGTCTTTGGCTTGATGGGCGTGGACATGCCGCCGTCAGTCAGCGTCTTCGGCATCGATCTCTACTGGGGCGCTTTCCTCATTGTCGCGATCTTCACCGTACTGCTGGTGCTGGGGACAAAGTTGTCCGCCCGCGTCGGCAACGTCTTCACCCTGATCAAAATCGCCGTAGTGCTCTTCGTGATCGTGGTTGGCTTCAGCTACGTGAAGTTCTCCAACTACACCCCCTTCATTCCTGCCTCCGAACCCACCGATTCCGGTGCCGCGGACGTCATGAAGCAGTCCTTCTTCGGCTTCCTCACCGGTGCTGCTCCTGCGCAGTACGGAACTCTCGGTGTCTTTGCCGGTGCAGCACTGGTGTTCTTCGCCTTCATCGGCTTTGACGTGGTGGCGACATCCGCCGAAGAGGTCAAGAACCCGCAGAAGACCCTTCCCCGCGGTATCTTCGGTGGCTTGGCAGTGGTGACGCTGCTCTACATCCTGGTCTCCCTCGCACTGACCGGCATGGTCTCTTACACGCAATTGGCCGAGGTGAAGAACCCCACGCTGACAACAGCCTTCGAGGCCGTGGGCAATACGGACGCTGCCAAGGTCATCGCGTTCGGCTCCCTGGTGGGCCTGACCACCGTGATCATGGTGCTGCTCATGGGCCTGTCCCGTGTGGTCCTGGCCATGAGCCGCGACGGACTCCTGCCACGCTCACTGTCCAAGACCAGCGAAAAGCGCTCCACGCCGGCCCGTCTGCAGATCATCTGCGGGGCAGCGGTGGCCGTAGTGGCAGGTGTAACCAAGGTGGACTTGCTCGAGGAAATGATCAACATCGGAACGCTCTCTGCGTTCGTAATGGTGAGCTTGGGCATCCTGGTGCTGCGGAAGAAGCGTCCGGACCTGAAGCCTGCCTTCCGCGTCCCGTTTGGCAAGGTCCTGCCCTGGGTCTCCGCAGTGCTCTGCTTCTACCTCATGACCAACCTTGCCGTTGAAACCTGGATCTTCTTCGCAATCTGGCTGGTCATTGGCATGGGCATCTACTTCGCCTACGGCCAGCGCCACTCACGGCTGAACGAGAAGTTCGCCGCGGCCAAGGCCTCCGTTGACGGCGGTGCAACAACGGTCCGCTCCAAAGGCGATGAGGACGAAGACTCCTACACCAAGGCCTAG
- a CDS encoding DUF779 domain-containing protein — protein sequence MNNISLEAVVTLPGEDFSRVALTAVSVELLRKLWDQHGPLMFHQSGGCCDGSAPMCYPAGEFLTGDSDVLLGRFDIGSGGEPQPLEFWMSKEQFNYWSHTHLTVDVVPGHGSGFSVESPEGKRFLIRSTLMDWDVPSL from the coding sequence ATGAACAACATCAGCTTGGAGGCCGTGGTGACGCTGCCCGGGGAAGATTTCTCCCGGGTGGCGCTCACCGCGGTGTCCGTGGAACTGCTCCGCAAGCTTTGGGATCAGCACGGGCCGCTCATGTTCCATCAGTCGGGCGGCTGCTGCGACGGCTCCGCACCCATGTGCTACCCGGCGGGGGAGTTCCTGACCGGCGACTCCGATGTCCTGCTTGGCAGGTTCGATATTGGATCAGGAGGGGAGCCGCAGCCGCTCGAGTTTTGGATGTCCAAGGAACAGTTCAACTATTGGTCCCACACCCACCTGACGGTTGACGTGGTGCCCGGGCACGGTAGCGGATTCTCTGTGGAGTCACCTGAGGGCAAGCGATTCCTGATCCGTTCCACCCTCATGGACTGGGACGTGCCAAGCCTTTAG
- the adhP gene encoding alcohol dehydrogenase AdhP: MQAAVVTEFGTDLEIKEVERPTPGPGQALVRLITSGVCHTDLHAAEGDWPVKPTPPFIPGHEGVGEVVALGEGVTDVAIGQLVGNAWLWSACGDCQYCRTGWETLCESQENGGYSVDGSFGEYMLVDTRFAARIPEGSDPVEVAPVLCAGVTVYKGLKMTEARPGQWVTISGIGGLGHIAVQYAVAMGLRVAAVDIADDKLALAREHGAELTVNALHEDPAEVIQRETGGCHGVLVTAVHPSAFGQAIGMARRGGTIVFNGLPPGDFPAPIFEIVLKGLTVRGSIVGTRQDLEEALEFYAQGKIKPTVSTRELSEVNAVFDEMKHAKIDGRVVLKF, encoded by the coding sequence ATGCAAGCAGCAGTAGTCACGGAATTCGGAACCGACCTTGAAATCAAGGAAGTAGAAAGGCCGACGCCGGGTCCCGGCCAGGCGCTGGTCCGCCTCATCACGTCGGGGGTATGTCATACCGACCTGCACGCCGCCGAGGGTGACTGGCCGGTCAAGCCGACGCCGCCCTTTATCCCGGGTCATGAAGGTGTGGGAGAAGTAGTGGCCCTGGGCGAAGGTGTCACGGATGTTGCCATCGGCCAGTTGGTGGGCAACGCCTGGCTCTGGTCTGCCTGCGGCGATTGCCAGTACTGCCGGACCGGGTGGGAAACCCTGTGCGAGTCGCAGGAGAACGGCGGCTACAGTGTGGACGGCTCGTTCGGCGAGTACATGCTGGTGGATACACGTTTTGCTGCGCGGATTCCCGAAGGTTCGGATCCGGTGGAGGTTGCTCCGGTGCTGTGCGCAGGCGTCACGGTCTACAAGGGTTTGAAGATGACCGAGGCCAGGCCGGGACAGTGGGTGACCATCTCCGGCATCGGTGGCTTGGGCCATATCGCCGTGCAGTACGCGGTGGCTATGGGGCTCCGGGTGGCAGCGGTGGACATTGCCGATGACAAGCTGGCTCTGGCACGTGAGCACGGTGCCGAACTGACGGTGAACGCACTCCATGAAGATCCCGCGGAAGTTATCCAGCGCGAAACCGGTGGCTGCCACGGTGTCCTTGTCACGGCGGTGCACCCCTCGGCGTTTGGCCAGGCGATCGGCATGGCACGGCGCGGTGGAACGATCGTCTTCAACGGTTTGCCTCCGGGAGACTTCCCTGCGCCGATCTTCGAGATCGTCCTCAAGGGACTGACCGTCAGGGGCTCCATTGTGGGCACGCGCCAGGACCTTGAAGAAGCACTGGAGTTCTATGCCCAGGGCAAGATCAAGCCGACGGTTTCGACCAGGGAACTCTCCGAAGTCAACGCGGTCTTTGACGAGATGAAGCACGCCAAGATCGACGGCCGTGTGGTGCTGAAGTTCTGA
- the exaC gene encoding acetaldehyde dehydrogenase ExaC gives MTVYAQPGAEGSKVTFKDRYENWIGGEWVAPVKGGYFENITPVTGKAFCEVARGTSEDIELALDAAHKIAPSWGKTSATERAAILNKIADRIDENVELLAVAETWDNGKPIRETLNADIPLAADHFRYFASAVRAQEGHLSQLDEDTTAYHFKEPLGVVGQIIPWNFPILMAVWKLAPALAAGNAVVLKPAEQTPTSILVLMELIGDLLPAGVINVVNGFGVEAGKPLASSSRIRKIAFTGETTTGRLISQYASNNLIPVTLELGGKSPNIFFDDVAAQNDAFYDKAQEGFTLFAFNQGEVCTCPSRALVQEGIYDSFMTDVVARTNKIIQGNPLDTDTQVGAQASNDQLEKILSYIDIGKQEGAKVLTGGARAELSGDLAGGYYVQPTIFEGHNRMRIFQEEIFGPVVSVTKFSDYNDAIGIANDTLYGLGAGVWSRNGNVAYRAGREIQAGRVWVNNYHAYPAGAAFGGYKSSGIGRENHAMMLDHYQQTKNLLVSYNENKLGFF, from the coding sequence ATGACTGTTTATGCACAGCCGGGTGCCGAGGGTTCGAAGGTCACGTTCAAGGACCGTTACGAGAATTGGATCGGCGGCGAATGGGTTGCCCCGGTCAAGGGCGGCTACTTCGAGAACATCACCCCCGTCACAGGCAAAGCCTTCTGCGAAGTTGCCCGTGGCACCTCCGAGGACATCGAGCTGGCGTTGGACGCCGCGCACAAAATTGCACCCTCGTGGGGCAAGACGTCCGCCACGGAACGCGCAGCTATTTTGAACAAGATCGCGGACCGTATTGACGAGAATGTGGAGCTCCTGGCGGTGGCGGAAACGTGGGACAACGGCAAGCCCATCCGCGAAACCCTCAATGCCGACATCCCGTTGGCAGCCGATCACTTCCGCTACTTCGCCTCCGCCGTCCGTGCACAGGAAGGCCACCTCTCCCAGCTGGATGAGGACACTACCGCTTACCACTTCAAGGAACCGCTGGGCGTTGTTGGCCAGATCATCCCGTGGAACTTCCCCATCCTCATGGCCGTCTGGAAGTTGGCACCGGCGCTCGCCGCCGGCAACGCCGTGGTGCTCAAGCCTGCAGAGCAGACACCCACCTCCATCCTGGTTCTCATGGAACTCATCGGTGATCTTCTCCCGGCTGGTGTGATCAACGTGGTCAACGGCTTCGGAGTGGAGGCCGGAAAGCCGCTCGCTTCAAGTTCCCGGATCCGCAAGATCGCCTTCACGGGTGAAACCACCACGGGGCGCCTCATCAGCCAGTACGCCTCCAACAACCTCATTCCCGTCACCCTGGAACTTGGCGGCAAGAGCCCCAACATCTTCTTCGATGACGTCGCCGCCCAGAACGACGCCTTCTATGACAAAGCCCAGGAAGGCTTCACACTCTTTGCCTTCAACCAAGGCGAAGTCTGCACCTGCCCGTCCCGTGCGCTGGTTCAGGAAGGTATTTACGACTCCTTCATGACGGACGTGGTGGCCAGGACCAACAAGATCATCCAGGGCAACCCGCTGGACACCGATACCCAGGTTGGCGCCCAGGCCTCGAATGACCAGCTGGAGAAGATCCTGTCCTACATCGACATCGGAAAGCAGGAGGGCGCCAAGGTCCTCACGGGCGGGGCCCGGGCAGAACTGTCCGGTGACCTGGCAGGTGGCTACTATGTCCAGCCCACCATTTTCGAAGGCCACAACCGGATGCGTATTTTCCAGGAGGAGATTTTCGGCCCGGTGGTGTCCGTGACCAAGTTCAGCGACTACAACGACGCTATCGGCATCGCCAACGACACCCTTTACGGTTTGGGTGCCGGTGTGTGGTCGCGCAATGGGAACGTTGCTTACCGCGCTGGCCGGGAAATCCAGGCCGGCCGCGTGTGGGTCAACAACTACCACGCCTACCCGGCAGGTGCCGCCTTTGGTGGCTACAAGTCCTCAGGTATTGGCCGTGAGAACCACGCCATGATGCTGGACCACTACCAGCAGACCAAGAACCTCCTGGTCAGCTACAACGAGAACAAGCTCGGCTTCTTCTAA
- a CDS encoding GAF domain-containing protein, with amino-acid sequence MRNPVHPPVPGSDAAELLQKRALVGHERLDSLLLGVPEDIVGLRRLVRESWQRSASLQANPDVAEAPLAMDRDELEEYRRQHPLATIMPVIKKLLVQPSHDSGLLVAVGDDVGRLLWVDGDPVMQRRAEGMMFVAGADWSEASVGTSAPGTALALDRSIQISGAEHFKRSVHPWSCTAVPFHDPDSGAVLGVVDITGTETAVAAHTLSLVEATVAAAQAQLRIERLTLAAAVKDKPRRRSAAAASGHVLYRNSLQLLGRDQALLSIDGRTVSLSARHSEILAILSSHPSGLSAEDLCTQLYPGDGSAVTLRAEMVRLRKVIHELSPGAVPESRPYRLPVELLPDSGQVLSCLQRGAHRIALEIYKGGLLPRSEAPGVVQLRDRVSHLLREALLSDGSVDSLLKYAELPEAKYDVDLRLAALKLLPPRSPKRAAVVADLERIETELTL; translated from the coding sequence ATGAGGAATCCAGTCCATCCGCCCGTTCCTGGCAGCGATGCCGCGGAGCTGTTGCAGAAGCGTGCCCTGGTTGGCCACGAGCGCTTGGATTCTTTGCTTCTTGGGGTGCCTGAGGACATCGTTGGGTTGCGCCGATTGGTCCGTGAGTCCTGGCAGCGTTCGGCGAGCTTGCAAGCCAACCCTGACGTTGCCGAAGCGCCTCTTGCCATGGACCGCGATGAGTTGGAGGAGTATCGCCGGCAGCATCCCTTGGCCACGATCATGCCTGTCATCAAGAAGCTCCTGGTTCAACCGAGCCATGACAGTGGCCTGTTGGTGGCTGTGGGTGACGACGTCGGCCGGCTCCTGTGGGTTGATGGCGATCCGGTGATGCAGCGCCGCGCTGAGGGCATGATGTTCGTGGCCGGCGCTGACTGGTCTGAAGCCTCGGTGGGCACCAGCGCACCTGGCACGGCGCTCGCCCTTGACCGAAGCATCCAGATCTCGGGCGCGGAGCATTTCAAGCGCTCCGTGCACCCGTGGAGTTGTACGGCTGTTCCCTTCCATGATCCCGATTCCGGCGCAGTATTGGGCGTCGTGGATATCACGGGCACGGAAACCGCTGTCGCCGCACACACCCTTTCCTTGGTGGAGGCAACCGTTGCTGCCGCCCAGGCCCAGCTGCGCATTGAACGCCTGACGCTCGCCGCCGCCGTCAAGGACAAACCTCGACGCCGGAGCGCGGCAGCAGCCTCCGGTCACGTCCTGTACCGGAACAGCCTGCAGTTGTTGGGCCGCGACCAGGCCTTGCTCAGCATCGACGGCCGGACGGTTTCCCTCTCTGCCCGGCACAGCGAAATCCTGGCCATCCTCAGCAGTCACCCCAGCGGACTCAGTGCTGAAGACCTCTGCACTCAGCTGTACCCCGGGGACGGCTCTGCCGTGACCCTTCGCGCAGAAATGGTACGGCTCCGGAAAGTCATCCACGAACTCAGCCCGGGCGCGGTCCCGGAGTCCCGTCCATATCGTTTGCCCGTGGAGCTATTGCCGGACTCCGGCCAGGTCCTGAGTTGCCTTCAGCGCGGCGCCCATCGCATCGCCTTGGAAATCTACAAAGGCGGGCTTTTGCCACGCTCGGAGGCCCCCGGCGTCGTGCAGTTGCGTGACCGGGTTTCGCACCTGCTGCGCGAGGCGCTGCTCAGCGACGGCAGTGTCGATTCGCTGCTCAAGTACGCTGAGCTGCCCGAGGCGAAGTACGACGTCGACCTCCGCCTTGCCGCGCTGAAGCTTCTGCCGCCGCGGTCACCCAAGCGGGCAGCCGTGGTGGCTGACCTTGAGCGGATCGAAACCGAACTAACGTTGTGA
- a CDS encoding FAD-dependent oxidoreductase: MSNSAATTPNRPLRVAIVGAGPAGVYAADILTKSNEVKDGHVEVSIDLFEAYPAPYGLIRYGVAPDHPRIKGIVNALHKVLDRGDIRFLGNVTYGRDLTLHDFRAFYDAVIFSTGAIKDADLNIPGVELEGSFGGADFVSWYDGHPDVPRDWPLDAKEIAVIGNGNVALDVARMLVKHPEELLVTEIPDNVYAGLKKSPVTDVHVFGRRGPAQVKFTPLELRELSHCKDVDIVLYPEDFEFDEASDEAIKTNNQIKTMVNTMTNWLVEEHAESEQPSSRRLHLHFLHSPVEILDSPEAPGKVSGIKFERMQLDGTGNVKGTGEFIAYPVQSVYRAIGYHGSPLEELEYDVRRGVIPNDGGRVLDADGEPVPGIYATGWIKRGPVGLIGHTKGDALETIGFLLEDRLNLPPAENPDPQAIIDLLEERGIEYTTWEGWNRLDAHEAALGAAWTSGEGTDGESDGVVRERIKVVPREEMIRISRG; the protein is encoded by the coding sequence GTGTCCAACTCAGCCGCAACAACCCCCAATCGTCCGCTTCGTGTCGCGATCGTCGGCGCGGGACCCGCAGGCGTGTACGCCGCGGACATCCTGACCAAATCCAACGAGGTCAAGGACGGGCATGTGGAGGTCAGCATTGATCTCTTCGAGGCATATCCGGCGCCGTACGGCCTGATCCGCTACGGAGTGGCCCCGGATCACCCGCGCATCAAGGGAATCGTCAATGCCCTGCACAAGGTTTTGGACCGCGGCGATATCCGATTCCTCGGCAACGTGACCTACGGCCGCGATCTCACGCTCCATGATTTCCGCGCGTTCTACGACGCCGTGATCTTCTCCACCGGTGCCATCAAGGACGCAGACCTGAACATTCCGGGCGTCGAACTGGAGGGCTCCTTTGGGGGCGCTGACTTCGTGTCCTGGTACGACGGACACCCGGACGTTCCCCGCGACTGGCCACTTGATGCCAAGGAAATCGCCGTGATCGGCAACGGCAACGTAGCCCTGGATGTGGCCCGGATGCTGGTCAAGCACCCTGAGGAACTCCTGGTCACGGAGATCCCGGACAACGTCTATGCCGGGCTCAAGAAGTCACCGGTCACAGACGTCCACGTCTTCGGCCGCCGTGGCCCGGCCCAGGTGAAGTTCACTCCGTTGGAGTTGCGCGAGCTGTCCCACTGCAAGGACGTGGACATTGTCCTGTACCCGGAGGACTTCGAGTTCGATGAAGCCTCGGACGAGGCCATCAAGACCAACAACCAGATCAAGACCATGGTCAACACCATGACCAACTGGCTGGTGGAGGAGCACGCCGAGTCGGAACAGCCTTCCTCGCGCCGCCTGCACTTGCACTTCCTGCACAGCCCTGTGGAGATCCTTGACTCACCCGAGGCGCCCGGCAAGGTTTCCGGCATCAAGTTCGAGCGCATGCAGTTGGACGGGACGGGCAACGTCAAGGGCACTGGAGAGTTCATCGCGTACCCGGTCCAATCGGTTTATCGGGCCATCGGCTACCACGGTTCGCCGCTGGAAGAGTTGGAGTATGACGTCCGCCGCGGCGTCATACCGAACGACGGCGGCCGCGTCCTGGATGCCGACGGCGAGCCCGTGCCGGGAATCTACGCCACGGGCTGGATCAAGCGCGGACCGGTGGGACTGATCGGCCACACCAAGGGCGATGCCCTGGAGACCATCGGTTTCCTCCTGGAGGACAGGCTCAACCTTCCTCCGGCGGAGAACCCGGATCCGCAGGCGATCATTGACCTCCTTGAGGAACGCGGCATTGAATACACCACGTGGGAGGGCTGGAACAGGCTCGATGCCCACGAAGCCGCCTTGGGTGCCGCGTGGACTTCCGGCGAAGGTACAGACGGTGAAAGTGATGGTGTGGTCCGCGAGCGCATCAAGGTTGTTCCGCGCGAGGAAATGATCCGGATCTCCCGCGGCTGA
- the rarD gene encoding EamA family transporter RarD: MRNIAGLGGVGDNVSTPDQLAANQPSSNQPTTTAGGGAGKGTGKPVRSESTAGILFGIGAYGLWGLLPLYFFVLMPASAIEIVANRIVWSLLFCALLITITRAWRVFGAAVKDRSVFGPLALAAVLIAINWLTYTFGVTTGHAVETSLGYFINPLVSVLLGVFVLKEKLRPLQWAAVGIGFVAVGVLTFSYGQLPWIALILAFSFGLYGFVKKRVGPKVDALTSLSVETVVLAPFAAITMVVLGVTGAETLTTLGAGHFWLLVASGVITAVPLLFFGASARRLPMTTIGLLQYFAPVLQFIVALTVFNETMTTARWIGFCVVWLALVLLTIDMLRTTRKNSVLKKKARLAAAQ, from the coding sequence TTGCGGAATATTGCGGGGCTAGGTGGTGTTGGCGACAATGTGTCGACTCCGGATCAGCTAGCTGCCAACCAACCCTCTTCAAACCAACCCACGACGACGGCGGGCGGAGGCGCGGGCAAAGGTACCGGTAAACCTGTGAGGAGCGAGTCGACGGCGGGAATCCTGTTTGGAATCGGCGCTTACGGCCTGTGGGGGCTGCTTCCGCTCTACTTCTTCGTCCTGATGCCCGCCAGTGCAATCGAAATCGTGGCCAACCGGATCGTCTGGTCCCTGCTCTTCTGCGCACTACTCATCACCATCACCCGGGCTTGGCGGGTTTTCGGCGCTGCAGTAAAGGACCGCTCAGTTTTTGGCCCCCTTGCCCTGGCTGCTGTGCTGATTGCCATCAACTGGCTCACGTATACCTTCGGCGTCACTACCGGCCATGCCGTTGAAACCTCCTTGGGCTACTTCATCAACCCGCTGGTCTCGGTCCTCCTCGGCGTTTTCGTCCTCAAGGAGAAGCTGCGTCCCCTGCAGTGGGCAGCAGTGGGGATTGGCTTCGTTGCGGTGGGCGTCCTGACGTTCTCTTACGGTCAGCTCCCTTGGATTGCCCTGATCCTCGCGTTCAGCTTTGGCCTCTACGGCTTCGTGAAGAAGCGGGTTGGCCCCAAGGTTGACGCCCTCACAAGCCTCAGCGTTGAGACTGTTGTCTTGGCTCCCTTTGCCGCCATCACCATGGTGGTCCTTGGGGTAACCGGCGCGGAGACGCTCACCACGCTGGGTGCGGGCCACTTCTGGCTGCTGGTGGCCTCCGGTGTCATCACGGCTGTCCCACTGCTCTTCTTCGGCGCCTCTGCCCGTCGCCTCCCCATGACCACCATCGGCCTGCTGCAATACTTCGCCCCGGTCCTTCAGTTCATCGTGGCGCTGACAGTATTCAACGAAACCATGACCACTGCCCGCTGGATCGGCTTCTGCGTGGTGTGGCTTGCCCTGGTGTTGCTCACCATCGACATGCTTCGCACCACCAGGAAGAACTCGGTGTTGAAGAAGAAGGCCCGCCTGGCCGCTGCCCAGTAA